One Tolypothrix bouteillei VB521301 DNA window includes the following coding sequences:
- a CDS encoding DUF4346 domain-containing protein has product MDLTVSNLALIDEKLSQRHIDLDPGGYFIIYVNREEGLICAKHYTNVIDDRGLAVDPETGQVIPARGKVERTHSIVFSGRTAKELCVRIFEETQPCPVTQLDHAAYLGREFIRAEIALVTGQDYVQD; this is encoded by the coding sequence ATGGATTTGACTGTTTCAAATTTAGCGTTAATTGATGAAAAGCTTTCTCAACGTCATATTGACCTTGACCCCGGTGGATATTTTATTATTTACGTGAATCGGGAAGAAGGTTTAATTTGTGCCAAGCATTATACAAATGTGATTGACGATCGCGGCTTAGCGGTCGATCCTGAAACAGGACAAGTGATTCCCGCACGGGGAAAAGTAGAACGGACCCACAGTATAGTATTCAGTGGCAGAACAGCAAAAGAACTCTGCGTTAGAATCTTTGAGGAAACTCAACCCTGTCCGGTCACTCAGCTAGACCATGCTGCTTACTTAGGTCGGGAATTCATCCGCGCTGAGATTGCTTTGGTGACAGGGCAAGACTATGTTCAGGATTAA
- a CDS encoding RibD family protein, translated as MQDRPHTIVILAMSADGKISDVTRSPARFGSKTDKAHLEEQIALADAVIFGAGTLRAYGTTITVSHPQLLQQRARAEKPPQPIQIVITASGHLNPEMRFFRQKISRWLLTTSAGSLFWKERSDFEQILVFEKTTGEIDMEAGLKHLNNLGIKRLAVLGGGELVSSMLDTDLIDEFWLTICPLILGGTTAPTPVEGKGFFPELAPSLQLLEVRTIEQEVFLHYFFKRSKE; from the coding sequence GTGCAAGACCGTCCACATACCATAGTAATCTTAGCAATGAGCGCAGATGGCAAAATATCAGATGTCACGCGATCGCCTGCTCGCTTTGGTTCAAAAACTGATAAAGCCCACCTCGAAGAACAAATTGCTTTGGCTGATGCTGTCATATTTGGTGCTGGTACTCTCCGCGCCTACGGTACAACAATCACCGTATCACACCCACAACTGCTGCAACAACGAGCTCGTGCGGAAAAGCCGCCCCAGCCGATACAAATAGTAATTACAGCTTCTGGGCACCTAAATCCGGAAATGCGCTTTTTTAGGCAAAAAATTAGCCGTTGGTTACTAACCACATCAGCAGGATCGCTTTTTTGGAAAGAACGTTCGGATTTTGAGCAAATACTAGTTTTTGAAAAAACAACAGGAGAAATCGACATGGAAGCTGGTTTAAAACATTTGAACAATTTAGGCATAAAACGTTTGGCTGTTTTGGGTGGTGGCGAGTTAGTCTCCTCGATGCTAGATACAGATTTAATCGATGAATTTTGGCTCACTATCTGTCCGTTGATTTTAGGTGGTACAACCGCACCTACACCAGTGGAAGGAAAGGGGTTTTTCCCCGAGCTAGCGCCGAGCTTGCAATTATTAGAAGTTCGCACCATCGAACAAGAGGTTTTTCTGCACTATTTTTTCAAGAGGTCAAAAGAATAG
- the psb32 gene encoding photosystem II repair protein Psb32: MKQILNPVSNLTKNIKLLILSLVMVILASSMFAVPALATGVDQIPDITPGSTWVIDRGEVLSRSNEGKISTAFENLANKTGNEVRFVTVRRLDYGETPESFTKQLFQRWFPTKEQSANQTLLMIDTLTNGVSIVTGDKVKSLLSDDIAKSVASETLTAPLRDGNKYNQAFLDASDRIVAVLSGEPDPGPPQIAEKVQVEGTFTKAEDTDQGNATAWVIGLLIAATIIPMATYYIYQINQPSSNG; encoded by the coding sequence ATGAAACAGATCCTCAATCCAGTCAGTAATTTGACAAAAAATATCAAATTACTCATTCTGTCGCTTGTGATGGTAATTCTTGCTTCTTCCATGTTTGCTGTACCTGCTCTGGCTACAGGTGTAGATCAAATACCGGATATCACACCAGGTAGTACTTGGGTTATCGATCGCGGTGAAGTTCTTAGCCGTTCTAACGAAGGCAAAATTAGCACTGCTTTTGAAAACTTGGCAAATAAAACTGGAAATGAAGTGAGATTTGTTACAGTTCGCCGTCTTGACTATGGTGAAACACCGGAAAGCTTTACAAAACAACTCTTTCAAAGATGGTTTCCCACAAAAGAGCAATCGGCAAATCAAACTCTCTTGATGATTGATACCTTAACCAACGGTGTCTCAATTGTGACTGGTGACAAAGTAAAATCTTTGTTGTCAGATGACATTGCTAAAAGTGTAGCTTCTGAAACCCTAACAGCACCATTACGCGACGGCAACAAGTACAATCAGGCGTTTTTAGATGCAAGCGATCGCATAGTTGCCGTCTTATCGGGGGAACCCGATCCGGGACCACCCCAAATAGCTGAGAAAGTACAGGTGGAAGGCACCTTCACAAAAGCAGAAGATACCGATCAAGGTAATGCAACTGCTTGGGTGATAGGGCTTCTCATTGCTGCAACCATTATTCCAATGGCAACATACTACATTTACCAGATCAATCAGCCATCATCTAATGGTTAG
- a CDS encoding NADAR family protein, whose protein sequence is MTIYFYKVWQPYGCFSNFSFHSIRIDGVCWSTVEHYYQAQKFVGTPDAVVIPLIYVAETPEQAAALGRDCTRQVRPDWEAVKTQVMREAVLKKFLTHADIREILLTTGDQSIVENSPTDYFWGCGAKNTGQNYLGKILMSVREELRTLPSLSSRVSESLRFQVSN, encoded by the coding sequence ATGACCATTTATTTTTACAAGGTTTGGCAGCCTTACGGCTGTTTTTCTAATTTTTCGTTTCACTCCATCCGAATCGATGGTGTTTGCTGGTCTACAGTTGAGCACTATTATCAAGCTCAAAAGTTTGTCGGAACACCAGATGCGGTAGTGATACCTCTTATCTATGTTGCCGAAACGCCAGAACAAGCGGCGGCGTTAGGTCGCGATTGTACTCGCCAGGTTCGTCCTGACTGGGAGGCAGTCAAAACTCAAGTTATGAGAGAAGCGGTTCTCAAAAAGTTTTTAACTCATGCTGATATTAGAGAAATTCTTTTGACCACGGGTGACCAATCGATTGTAGAAAATTCTCCCACCGATTATTTTTGGGGATGTGGAGCCAAAAATACAGGTCAAAATTACCTTGGCAAAATTCTGATGAGCGTGCGTGAAGAGCTTCGTACTTTACCATCCTTGTCCTCAAGGGTTTCTGAATCTCTGAGATTTCAAGTTTCTAATTGA
- a CDS encoding ACP phosphodiesterase, with translation MNWLAHLFLSEKNVESRLGNLLADLVKGSARQNLSLGIRRGIECHNFIDKFTDCHSIVQCSKSRICQEYKRFAGILVDVFYDYFLAKNWFVYSNIPLDEFTTQIYESFQAYPGQLPIPVREILNRMAVEDWLGSYRNLAGVEKTIGRISYRLSTRLSKPFTLNLAVSELIAHERDLDNDFQEFFPELLAHTQNWHLA, from the coding sequence ATGAACTGGCTAGCCCACTTGTTTTTGTCAGAAAAGAACGTTGAAAGTCGCTTGGGAAACCTCCTTGCTGATTTAGTTAAAGGTTCAGCTCGCCAGAATTTGAGCTTAGGTATCCGGCGAGGTATAGAATGCCATAATTTTATTGATAAATTTACCGATTGTCACTCCATCGTTCAATGCAGCAAAAGCAGAATTTGTCAAGAATATAAACGATTTGCTGGAATACTGGTAGATGTCTTTTACGATTACTTTCTTGCCAAAAACTGGTTTGTGTACTCAAACATACCGCTTGATGAGTTTACAACTCAAATATATGAGTCATTTCAGGCTTACCCAGGGCAACTACCCATACCCGTAAGAGAGATTTTAAATCGGATGGCTGTTGAGGACTGGTTGGGGTCTTATCGCAATTTAGCTGGTGTAGAAAAGACCATTGGGAGGATATCTTACAGACTGTCAACGCGGTTGTCTAAGCCCTTCACTTTAAACCTAGCTGTCAGCGAATTGATCGCACACGAGCGGGATCTGGACAATGATTTTCAAGAATTTTTCCCAGAATTACTCGCTCACACCCAAAATTGGCATCTTGCTTAG
- a CDS encoding GNAT family N-acetyltransferase has product MLEQIKPRYSVAWNNKIAEVPKDAWDALALPLKTPFLEWEWLNNLETSQSATANTGWLPNHLTVWRDKILIAAAPLYIKGHSYGEFVFDHQWADLAQRIGVEYYPKMLGMSPFTPAEGYRFLIAPGEDEHDITAMMVREIDGFCTKHRISGCHFLYVDPQWRPILESQGFTPWLHHSYIWQNSGFNTFDDYLSVFNANQRRNIKRERKAVEKAGLKLQPLFGDEIPKSLFPLMYQFYADTCDKFGWWGSKYLTKRFFEQLHTHYRHRVVFFAAYNEQDNRQPIGMSFCLVKDDQMYGRYWGSFQEIDCLHFDACYYAPIEWAIANGVQLFDPGAGGRHKKRRGFPATVNHSLHRFYNNRLSQILRPYINQVNELEQQEIEGINAELPFSQKDEK; this is encoded by the coding sequence ATGTTGGAACAAATAAAGCCTCGTTATTCAGTTGCTTGGAACAACAAAATTGCTGAAGTACCCAAAGATGCATGGGATGCTCTGGCTTTACCACTCAAAACCCCGTTTTTAGAGTGGGAGTGGCTGAATAATCTTGAAACCTCCCAAAGTGCTACTGCTAATACTGGCTGGTTGCCAAATCACTTAACTGTATGGCGTGACAAAATACTTATAGCAGCTGCGCCTTTGTACATTAAAGGGCACAGCTATGGCGAATTTGTCTTCGATCATCAGTGGGCTGACTTAGCACAACGTATTGGTGTAGAATATTACCCAAAAATGCTGGGAATGTCGCCCTTTACACCTGCTGAAGGTTATCGATTTTTAATTGCGCCAGGAGAAGATGAGCATGACATTACAGCAATGATGGTACGTGAAATTGACGGCTTCTGTACCAAACACCGTATTTCTGGCTGTCATTTTCTCTATGTCGATCCGCAATGGCGTCCCATCCTCGAAAGTCAAGGTTTTACCCCTTGGCTGCATCACAGCTACATTTGGCAAAATTCTGGGTTTAATACTTTTGACGATTACTTGTCAGTTTTCAATGCCAATCAACGTCGCAATATTAAGCGCGAACGTAAAGCGGTGGAAAAAGCTGGTTTGAAATTGCAGCCTTTGTTTGGTGATGAAATTCCAAAATCCTTATTTCCCCTCATGTACCAGTTCTACGCAGATACTTGTGATAAATTTGGTTGGTGGGGTAGCAAGTACTTGACAAAGCGGTTTTTTGAACAACTGCACACTCATTACCGCCATCGGGTTGTGTTTTTTGCCGCCTACAACGAACAAGATAACCGTCAGCCAATAGGAATGTCTTTTTGCTTGGTTAAAGATGACCAAATGTATGGACGCTATTGGGGTTCTTTTCAAGAAATTGACTGTTTGCATTTTGATGCTTGCTACTACGCGCCAATAGAATGGGCGATCGCAAACGGCGTTCAATTATTTGACCCCGGTGCAGGTGGACGGCATAAAAAACGTCGGGGTTTTCCAGCTACCGTCAATCATAGCTTACACCGCTTTTACAATAATCGTTTGTCACAGATTCTGCGTCCCTATATCAATCAAGTTAACGAACTCGAACAGCAGGAGATTGAGGGAATTAATGCGGAGTTGCCATTTAGTCAAAAGGATGAAAAATGA
- a CDS encoding DUF2243 domain-containing protein, whose protein sequence is MEDKSGKRDRRTPLLVAGIFLGIGLSGFFDGIVLHQILQWHHMLSSIRPPTTVSNIDINTLWDGLFHAFDWIMTAIGVILLWRAGRHNDVPWSSNLYFGSIFIGAGLFNLVEGVIDHHILGIHHVKPGPHELIWDLGFLASGALLVALGWVMIQRTES, encoded by the coding sequence ATGGAAGACAAAAGCGGAAAAAGAGATCGTCGCACACCATTGCTTGTTGCTGGAATTTTTCTAGGTATAGGTCTAAGTGGGTTCTTTGATGGCATAGTCCTGCATCAAATTCTCCAATGGCATCATATGTTAAGCAGCATTCGACCTCCAACCACAGTCTCTAACATAGATATAAACACGCTTTGGGATGGCTTGTTCCATGCTTTTGACTGGATAATGACTGCGATCGGAGTTATTTTGCTCTGGAGGGCGGGACGACACAATGATGTTCCTTGGTCATCAAACCTTTACTTTGGCTCTATCTTCATTGGCGCTGGATTGTTCAACTTGGTTGAAGGTGTCATTGACCATCATATTCTCGGCATTCACCACGTGAAACCCGGACCCCACGAGTTAATTTGGGATTTAGGATTTTTGGCATCCGGTGCGCTGCTTGTCGCTCTTGGGTGGGTCATGATACAAAGGACAGAAAGTTAG
- a CDS encoding ATP-binding protein, translating into MAKPRQSSFRRILVSKILLLSVPVLLIGEIVAYKKARSSLLETARQNLTESAIIKGEKLIEASAALKINLINASQTTTVRAGLPIEVQKFLTKIAKQLPKQIDCIQLIDPQSNDILASTCGLKSFGEVKFPFASEGFNVETILPPKVGTTGQKDIRNNLQLMLSAPVYDSEENMRYVLRFKSVIMQQKINNKLGLLTGSTVIISDDGTILAHPIASRVGTNIEQHADAARLKSIVKNALVGKQDFLHLFFENEGEELLAGYTAIPSPVVTEGQNKKWVIISVTSLDDALYGLQDIKIILVVLTFGLVGASVLASLYVARYLAQPVEKLRDYALNLHLNESTQPVPDNFQIREFNQLAQALHQMLSRLKIWAKELELAWKEAKDANQVKTQFLAATSHELRNPLNIIINCVRIVREGMCDDREEELEFLKRADDTAIHLLGIINDILDISKIEAGKLSVVLKPVDLTQILKDVINIQSVSVQKKGLQLNIPQLEEILPVNADSPKLKQVLINVIGNATKFTEEGSITISTDIQNRDDKAEVIIKVKDTGIGIDPTQQSKLFRPFVMVDDANARKFGGTGLGLAISRNLMELMGGTITLESQGNNSGTTVTITLPLIDVSLLSGSEDQEGSNNKNISSQNKQVTTTQVGDTTPKGSFLPSNLNKEIKNSKLRMQNIKS; encoded by the coding sequence ATGGCTAAACCCCGTCAATCATCTTTTCGGAGAATTTTAGTATCAAAGATTTTGCTACTGTCAGTTCCAGTTTTATTGATAGGGGAGATTGTAGCTTATAAAAAGGCCCGCTCTAGTCTGCTGGAAACAGCGCGGCAAAATTTAACAGAAAGTGCCATTATTAAGGGCGAGAAGCTTATAGAAGCGAGTGCTGCTTTAAAAATCAATTTAATCAACGCAAGTCAAACAACGACTGTGCGAGCGGGTTTACCTATAGAAGTGCAGAAATTTCTAACCAAAATTGCAAAACAACTACCCAAACAAATTGATTGCATTCAATTAATCGATCCCCAAAGTAATGATATCTTAGCTAGTACTTGTGGTCTTAAATCGTTTGGAGAGGTAAAATTTCCTTTTGCCAGTGAAGGCTTTAACGTCGAAACTATATTACCACCAAAAGTCGGAACAACGGGTCAAAAAGATATACGAAATAATCTGCAACTCATGCTATCTGCACCCGTGTATGATAGTGAAGAAAATATGCGTTATGTCTTGAGATTTAAATCAGTCATAATGCAACAAAAAATTAATAATAAACTGGGATTGTTAACCGGTTCTACTGTCATTATTTCTGATGATGGGACTATCCTAGCACATCCAATAGCATCCCGAGTTGGAACGAATATAGAACAACATGCCGATGCTGCAAGATTGAAAAGCATTGTTAAAAACGCTTTGGTAGGAAAGCAAGATTTCCTACATTTGTTTTTTGAAAATGAAGGGGAAGAGTTACTAGCAGGATATACAGCAATCCCAAGCCCCGTCGTTACAGAAGGACAAAATAAAAAATGGGTTATCATATCAGTCACTAGTTTGGATGATGCTCTTTACGGGCTTCAAGACATAAAAATTATTCTTGTCGTTTTAACATTTGGTTTGGTTGGAGCAAGTGTATTAGCTTCATTGTATGTAGCTCGTTATTTAGCACAACCTGTAGAAAAACTAAGAGACTATGCTTTAAATCTTCACCTCAACGAATCTACACAACCAGTACCTGATAATTTCCAAATTCGTGAATTTAACCAATTAGCCCAAGCCCTGCATCAAATGTTGAGTCGCCTTAAAATTTGGGCAAAAGAGTTGGAATTAGCATGGAAAGAAGCCAAAGATGCCAATCAGGTAAAAACGCAATTCCTAGCAGCAACATCCCATGAATTAAGAAATCCACTTAACATCATTATCAATTGCGTTCGTATAGTAAGAGAAGGTATGTGTGATGACAGAGAAGAAGAACTAGAATTTCTCAAGCGTGCTGATGATACAGCAATTCACTTGTTAGGCATTATTAACGATATTCTTGATATTTCTAAAATAGAAGCAGGCAAGCTATCAGTTGTTCTGAAACCTGTAGATTTAACACAAATTTTAAAAGATGTTATCAACATACAATCTGTTAGCGTGCAAAAAAAAGGTCTGCAATTAAATATCCCACAGTTAGAAGAAATTCTACCCGTTAATGCTGATTCACCAAAGCTAAAACAAGTACTTATTAATGTTATTGGCAATGCTACCAAGTTCACCGAAGAAGGAAGCATTACAATTTCTACAGATATTCAAAATCGTGATGACAAAGCTGAGGTTATTATAAAAGTTAAAGATACAGGTATAGGGATCGATCCCACACAACAGTCAAAACTTTTTCGTCCCTTTGTTATGGTAGATGATGCCAATGCTCGTAAATTTGGAGGTACGGGATTGGGTCTGGCAATATCGCGCAACTTAATGGAACTTATGGGAGGTACTATTACCCTTGAAAGTCAGGGTAATAATTCGGGAACAACAGTGACAATAACTTTGCCTTTAATTGATGTTTCTTTATTAAGCGGCTCTGAAGACCAAGAAGGTTCAAACAATAAGAATATATCTTCACAAAATAAACAAGTAACAACAACGCAAGTAGGAGATACAACTCCTAAAGGGAGCTTCTTACCCTCCAATTTAAATAAAGAAATTAAAAATTCTAAATTGAGAATGCAAAATATAAAATCCTAA